The genomic segment AAAAGTATATAAGTCttttttattattagagtgggtttctatacttagaaaaacaagccatctttattttctaagtctgtttctaatcatcctatatgacttagttctcaggctcgaaactcatctttgttccaaagttaaccatattgagggagggctgggatcagtaaaatcgttcccactactatggcccgctaactctcaatatagaaacttggttcattgatttgtatccaccctcaccgaacttagtcattattcattttatttattatttattatgattgcaaaagaaaatcaaaatcatacatgataacaaaataaacatgatattaatttggaaaacaaaaaaaaaaattcactatttataaccataaaagaaaacaaataacaaataaaaacaaacaatgaaactaactatttaaaaatcgggatcttctatatccgatccttcCTCTAGCATATCATCTTCTATttcctcatagtcctcattatcatgtgcctcaaaatgccctcgaggaaggttcttaaaaattctatgcttttgctcatttgtaaactgaaactcATTTTTGAAGTGAatctaattaagagaaaataatatctcattgctataggcaattcatcttcattatcCATTGTCTCCCATAtctcttctaaggctgcaattatagTACGATAATCACTAAATAGTcttattactaaaacgtattgctctgttgctctcatcatgatctgcttagtttcttggagatgacctatttctctgtggaacaaaaccagccaccgagtgattctttcttgcactcctacggtgtttctcggttctctaattctttttaaagccttaatggctcggatatccccataggttaatgctccgttcattcttaactgaaacataaagactaaacttgttagctatacatataaacataataactataatcatacatactTAATTGGCGGTAatattcggagctttgagtgtgtgtatcgaggagaacttcatgcagatgaaccgttgctctgatacaacctgtaacgacccaactattctagacctttgaccattaataactactatactaatcttaagaaaacgtgcATATGGaaacaccataactttatttaaaactgtaaagtaaaggtttaaatacataaatatttcacttaggatatgggttcccattgttttgaaaataaaacaaaacataatttaaataaattggttacaacattaagtgcggaaaaataatacatagaaatcataactcaaaaactcaaaaacttcatcctcgaatcgtacgcGCAATTCACTGATTCCATccagcctcaatacacaaccccaagctaccaagaaccttcccaccgccataactattttcctgcacatacaaaacataaaggagtgagcctaatgcccagcaaggaagatctactacaagcatgaaacataatcatacacataaactataaactatacacatatatctataaaggcgtacatcatataagactatactattttaatggccattaaaacatgtgataaaccatctacatcccctttctaatatctaaggtaggttagatcacatggtaggtttaggATAACCAatctatgtcccctgtctaatatttgaggtagggcaaatcataaccatgaaacataagaagacatatcataacatattatagcatgacttatcataacatataaacataacatataagcatataaaactatcctattttccttaccaatataccgagATGATGACAACAAAGTCGGGATTctggaacactcctaaataccataatgaaaaggtgagtatttctaaaagaagaagaagaagagaatgaactaaaccatttgagaaagatacttaccaacaagaaccttaagttcaatgaacttagatgcctaaccaagaataaagagtactgagttaggatttgagtagagatacactataaaaactaatggAACCATACAGAAAGGAAATTACCTTTATTGTATTATggccgaactatacctcgaaaccaaaatacactattatccttacttcccTAGTGTTTGAtgagcttataatgattaagcttataaccccaacccaagtgtttaacactctaaagtaatcctagtaacttgtaggctctgaactcagcttgatgaatgaagaaatggctgggtactaggtcctatttatggaGTTCAAGAataaaaagatcttcatttagcttgaataaaataatggctttttaattgaataacatttgaataatcgtttagcagaggctgaagactcgtcaaaaagattctggacttatcaaaaggttaagaattaaaatgagctcggtttcaaaatagttcaaaaatcatgcaccaTAGCTGATATAtagcccatgctaggcgatatttCGCCTGGGCTGATatacccgaggctcgtcgaggtggtcgtgcaaaactacgtgtttttcatatccccgtatggcgatatatcgccccctagagctgcgatatatcggcatacgctgaaatattatacacgtaattacactttttcaggctaatttgaattgagtaaacatccttgactaagtcctttaacgatttcaaagctgctggtagACCCTAGGATTTTAAAATattgctcttaataaacttattcctcaaaaatacttaattctcatTAAACCTACACTTGACAAGTGTTAAtaccttattgggtctatctaaaccttatagtctaataattatcatctccataatcagtcatattaatcaactcTTAGGCTATATTTAattttcttaaactataggttaaacttagaaaatctacaagtgttactacgagtgtccaactaagtcccggcttgaaccaaaatccacagtcataaatatactacaactactatcagctattactactactactactactactactactactactactactactactatctaactagctaagtaaagttcttggactctacacataaatgtttaggaaacaaGTACTAGCTTCCGGGACCTCCAATTCTACAAAACCATGTAGTAGAATTTGTCCCAGGCACTTAGGTTTCAATCCCCAAGCCTCCCTGAGCTTACAACCCTTAAACAACCCAAATTTTTATTTGAatcgcggcccagccccttaagggtcgcggtgcgctCAAGTCAGACACGAACCGCGATGCGCCTAGACAAAATAGAGGCCCTCCAACCTCCTCGACCATACGGACCGCGGCTCCTGATGAACACGGTCGCagcccgagcccccaaacccacaAAACTAGCCTTTTTATGCCCAAAATTCCTATACTTATAACCTAAACATCATATCCAGTTTATAACAATTCCCTTACAACCCTCAAGCACCCATAAGCAATCCCCATCTAGAATTCATGCAAACTCTATACTCTAACATTATTTCAAATAATGTTAGACCAGGAAAGCTGGACCTTCATCTACTGATAGGGTTATTAAAACTCCATCGATGGATGCCATTTTAGGGTTTCAAGAGCTGGAAGTACTAGAGGATAAGAAGGAGGAAGATGTGCGATGGGCTGCTGCTGCTTCGATACCAGAGCAACGTCAGAAAGTTTGCACGAATGTTGAGGATTGGTTATCTGCTTCAAATCAAGCAATGCAGGATGTGGATGTGGGAAAGATTGTTACGTCTCCGATTTTACAATCTAATTCTTCTGACCCAAATAGAACCAGTTATAGTGGAAAGAACTTGGTTGGCAATGATTCTTCTCTGATCCAGGAGAAAAAACCAGGGATTAAAATATAACTTGAGGATATAGTCGAGGAGGTAAACTATTGGCAACCTTCGATTGTATGCTATGTTCTAGGAGCTAATCCCCCAATTCGTGTTCTAGATGGATTTGTGAGGTTTATGGAAAGATCATGTGGACAAGGTAGGAATCATTTCTCAAGTTATTTTCATTGTTCGATTTCTTTCCCTGGAATTTCGTGATCATGTTTTGGATGGTGGCTACTTGTTCTTTGGCAAGAAACCTTTGATTATGAAGCCATGGAATCCTGTAGATGACTTCTCTAAAGAGGATATTTCTTCAGTTTCGACTTGGATACAATTGGGAGGCTTAGACATCAAGTATTAGGGTGATCGATCACTTTTTAAGATTGTGGGGCAGATTGGGAAGCCAATCCAAGTTGATAACATAACCGAACATAGAGATCGTCTCTCTTATCCCATAATTCTTATTGAGGTTAGCATGACTCAGGATTTTCCTTCTCAAATATGCTTTATGAATGAATTTGATcaggaagtggaacttcaggtaGAGTATGAATGGATACCCATTACTTGTAAGCATTGTTCTGGTTTAGTACATGAGTCTCATTTATGTAGGAAGAGTAAACTAGCTAAACAAGCATGGGTTCCTAAAAGGAGTGAATCAGTGCCAATTTCTGGTCAGCCAAATATTGATGCAAAAGGTTTTCAAACAGTGACAAAGGGGATTAAGATACATGAACCAGTGGCAACAACAACTATAGTGACAAATCGGTTCCATATGCTAGCAGAGGATCCTATCACAGAATTGACTCAAAGGACAAACACTGGAAGGGAGGGGGGAGATCCCTCTATATTCAATGGATAGAATACTTTGTTGGAATGTACGAGGGATTAACAGCCAACATAAGCATCGAGAGattaagcaattaattctttcaAAGATTGTTGGTTTGGTTAGTCTTCTCGAgacaaaagtgaaaaataaaaatatgagcTCCCTTTATACTAGTTTATTTTCTGGTTGGTGTTTTACTAATAACAATCCTTGGATTGATAAAGGCAGAATAATAGTAGCTTGGAATCCGAAAATGTACTCTCTTGATATTAGGGTCTGTACTACTCAATTGATACATTGTTTGGCTCAAGTCCCAAATCGGGCAGGAAGTTTTTCTATCACCTTTGTGTATGGTCTTAATGATGAACTGTCTAGGGAAAAGTTGTGGAAAGATATGCAGGAGTTGGCCTTATCCATTGCTGATCCTTGGATAGTGGTAGGGGACTTTAATGAGATTCTTTATCATCATGAAAGAATAGGTAAAATAGGTCAACACCAAATCCTCTACCAGCTTTCAAGATTGTTTGTCATTTTGTCATTTGGAGGATTTAAAGTTCTCAGGGTGTTTCTATACTTGGAACAATAAACAGAAGGCAGAGGAGAGGGTTTATTCAAAAATTGATCGTGCTCTGATTAACTCATAATGGACAGATAATTTTCCAAACTCAGAAGTTGTTTTTCTTCCGGGAGGACTCTTTTATCACAGTCCAGTCCTTGTTACTTTCTATTTGGAGTTATCATTGGAGAAGAAGCCATTTAGATATTTTCAGATGTGGAAAGAAGCTCCCGCTTATGCGGTCAAGATTCAAACAAGTTAGAATACTCCAGTTATTGGTACTGAAATGTTTTAAGTGGTTTCGAAATTGAAGAGGTTGAAATAGGTGTTATTGGGCATTAACAGAGAACGATTTTCTGATATACAACAGGAAGAATTTCAGGCAAAAATTTTGCTGGTGGACACTCAGGAAAAACTACATAAAGATTCACTTAATGAATTCATTATTAAGCAAGAACAAGTGGCTAGAGATAATTTCCTTCATCTCCATAAAGCATACATTATGTTTTTGGCTCAAAAAGCTAAAGCAACTTGGATTCATAAGGGAGATGAGAATACTCATATTTTCCATGCATCTTTGAAAGCTAGAAGGATGCAGAACAGGATTCTTTCTATAAAAAATGAGGATGGCATTTGGGTTGATACACCAGCTGGAATCAAAGATGCGTTTTTAGGTTATAATCAACGATTGTTGGGGACAACTATGCCACAAAGGAGGGAAGTTTCTCAGTCAATAGTGAATTTAGGTCCAGTTATTTCTGAGGCTCATATTCGGATTCTTACAGCAGACTTCTCACTTCAGGAGGTTAAAGATGCTAGGTTTTCAATTTCAGGGATGAAAGCTCCTGGCCTAGATGGTTATAGTAGTTACTTTTATCAAGATAACTGGAATTTGGTGGGTTTGGAGGTTAGTGCTGCTATCTTATCCTTCCTCAAATTGGGTAAGCTGCTTAAAGAGATTAATGCCACGACTATTACTCTCATTCCTAAAACAATCTGCCTAGATAATGTCTGTGATTTTAGGCATATTGCATGTTGTAATGTAATTTATAAAACCGCATCTAAGATGATTTGTTCAAGACTTCGCCAAATTCTTCCAGACTTAATAGCATAAAACCAGGGGAGATTTTTCCATGGAAGATATATAGCATACAACATCATGATATGTCAAGATTTAGTTCGACATTATGGAAGGAAAAGTTGCAAACCAAGTTGGATTTGAGGAAAGCTTATGACACAATTGAGTGGGATTTTATTGAAGAGATGCTTACTGCCTTTAATTTTCCTCCGAAATTTATCCAGCTCATTATGATTTGTGTTCGAACACCGCGGTACTCATTGATGATCAATGGCTCAATGCATGGTTTCTTTGCATCTAAGAGAGGATTGCAACAAGGGGATCCAATGTCTCTGTTGCTTTTTGTACTGGGTATGGAATATTTGTCCAGAATTATGCTTAAAGTTGGCTCATCCTTTGGTTATAAATTTCATGACAGATGTTCTGTCTTAAAGCTGAATCATTTATGCTTTGCGGATGACCTATTATTATTTTGTCATGGAGATTTCATTTCTATTCTTTGGATGCTTAGGGGGCTCAAATTGTTTTCGAGGACTTCTGGAATTTTTCCAAATGAGTCTAAATCTGCTATATATTGTAGTGGCATGTCTAAGATTGATGTTAATAGGGTGCTGGCTGTTTCGGGCTTTACTCGCACTACTCTTCCATTTCGGTACCTTGGTATTCCAATATGTTCAAAGCGTATCTCTTCTGCTGAATGTGGGGTTATTCTTGAGAAAATGATCTTCAAGATTAAACAGTGGAGCTCTAGGAAATTATCATACATGGGCAGAGTTACATTGATTAATTCTGTGTTGTTCTCAATACATTCTTACTGGGCTCAAATAATGATATTGCCGAAGAAGTTATTGAGGGATATAGAAGCCATTTGTAGAGCCTTTCTTTGGAAAGGAATGGCTGATTCTCAAGGTCCAGGTTTAGTTGCTTGGAACAATATCTGCCTTCCAAAAGCAGCTGGAGGTTTGGGCTTTAGGAAGATTTTAGAATGGAACATTGCTTCACTGGGTAAATATGTATGGGCCATTGCTTCTAAAAAGGACAACATGTGGGTTAAATGGATTCATAGTTTTTACTTGAAAAAGGATGACTGGTGGGAGTATAAAGTGCAACCGGACTGCAGCTGGTATTGGAAGAAACTTGTTGCTATTAAAGATCTCTTTATAGCCAAATTGGATAAGACATCTTTTATAGCAATGAAATATAGTATTCAATCAGGTCATGATATACTTTGTGATCACCCAATTAATGTACAGTGGAGGAATTTCGTTTGGGAGAGACTTAGTATTCCGAAACATAGATTCATTTTATGGTTAGTAATGCTGCAGAAATTGAGTACCAGAACATATATAAGCAGATATATACCAGGTTTGGACTCAGTTTGTCTACTGTGGGTGGCGACCACAATGAAGACCTTCCTCACTTGTTTTTTCAGTGTCTTATAACAAGGCCTGTCTATTGAtggtgaagaaatggctaggttgGTGAGCCCAAACAGAGCACTACCAGCGGTTACTGCAGTGGATAACTAAAGCGAAGCACCTGAGTAAAGTCAGAAAGTGTGTTTTTATAGCCTCTGTTGCCTCATTGGTGTATCATATATGGAGAGCGCGTAATGATATTTTGTGGTCACATAAACTTTGGCGTGTAAATCATATTGTAGAGGTTATTCAAAGAGAACTCAAACTTTGATTGGCTATGACAATGCCAAGTAAAACAAGAAGTGTTGATAGAGAGTGGTTTCTAAAATTGTAAAGATAGATACATGGATGTATAAAGTCAAGATAGGGGATTTTAGAGGATTTAGAGACAAAGCTTGTAAATTTTACATGATATGgttttgagcaatacaatgattcttattcaccaaaaaaataacattattttgAATAGAATTAAACAATTACAATTGGAAACTTACCTTAGCTCTGGCTTGAATTCCCCATCTAAATCAATCTACTTCTAGCCTCAATTCCTCAGATTTTTCCCCGTCCAAACTCAGCTCAATTCCTTGGCTTTTCTCCTTCAAGCTTCCAAGTTCCCCTTAGTTCTATAGAGAGGAAGACAAAACGTGaatgatgagagagagagagagagagagagagtgtgttctGTAAGTATCAGATAGGTTCTGGCTGTTTTCCTATATCACACTAAAATTATCCTTTAACTAAAATGTCCAAACTGCCCTTGGTATTAACTTAGCCTCCTATTTGCCCTTAAGGGCAAAATGATCATTTTGCCGCCcgtttcctgctaattcctcgagtcatcctacttattgccaattaatcctgtcatgcctaactaactaccaaatactttctcattactcaataaaccccaaaatattctctaaatacccctaggctcccccgagtcgggtactaaaccccgttgtgactatttcgctaatctgctcactgggaccgtcttgagccatatacttcaaatatatccacataataatgtggtcttaactaTTTattacatataatcacatttatgccctaacggcccaaaattacaaatatgcccttatgaacaataaagggccctcgtgcatatttaatactcataatcatgcatatagcATACTctcataatcatataaatcatgcatgccacataatcacgcatttaaccaattaaacatacatatatctaattatgccctcccagcacgctaatcatggcactaagccatattaacaattttgggttgttacagagacgacatcaagcacgagcaggagcttggggggaaatgttgtgccctaaaattagcacgagttcaattactcagcttggGCATAGCTGGCAGAAGAATATGTGGAataatagccaagtagaataacTGGCTAACAGTGATGTGAACAACTCAAGTTTGGGGGCCTGACAACACGATACACAGGTTattgagttcgagacttataatgaccAGATCCAACTTTCAGCGCTCTGAGTTTACTACGAGCAAGGGTTCAGATAGTATTtgaacacgagctcgggtgagatattcagctcaagGAAACCTGGAGAGAACGTTTACTGAAGGATCCCAGGAGATTCGGAGgttccttatacactcattacTACCTAGGTTGTAttacatatctatcatttattatccgagatagtagGAGTATattctgttgggttttatgcccttataaaaccatgttggacatgtaacacgatttcatattgtcaataatAGTAGATATCATTTAGTTTggcaaccgtgttgcttgcttattttattacatgattattgaaatattacaaacatttataaagttctgaacatatggatagttacaattatattgactaggtcacagtggattatagttgtatttatatgttcaaaagaacgagtcctaagattatatcagtgcattggattttcactaattagGAAATCtttg from the Humulus lupulus chromosome X, drHumLupu1.1, whole genome shotgun sequence genome contains:
- the LOC133806400 gene encoding uncharacterized protein LOC133806400, giving the protein MYSLDIRVCTTQLIHCLAQVPNRAGSFSITFVYGLNDELSREKLWKDMQELALSIADPWIVVGDFNEILYHHERIDNFPNSEVVFLPGGLFYHSPVLVTFYLELSLEKKPFRYFQMWKEAPAYAVLLGINRERFSDIQQEEFQAKILLVDTQEKLHKDSLNEFIIKQEQVARDNFLHLHKAYIMFLAQKAKATWIHKGDENTHIFHASLKARRMQNRILSIKNEDGIWVDTPAGIKDAFLGYNQRLLGTTMPQRREVSQSIVNLGPVISEAHIRILTADFSLQEVKDARFSISGMKAPGLDGYSSYFYQDNWNLVGLEVSAAILSFLKLGKLLKEINATTITLIPKTICLDNVCDFRHIACCNVIYKTASKMICSRLRQILPDLIA